A part of Capsicum annuum cultivar UCD-10X-F1 chromosome 6, UCD10Xv1.1, whole genome shotgun sequence genomic DNA contains:
- the LOC107873934 gene encoding SKP1-like protein 1B, giving the protein MASTTYGDEFEVVILKSSNGDEFKLKKSIAVKYSVTIRHMVALDVTTSIIPIPHVDTQNLFKIVEYLEMHGTTEVSGSNDDEEIKSYDEKLATAASFKSLLDFVWAAKYLGIKGLKELCTEEFNQRRKGKSRTEIRNTYHDITRDFTKEKEQVFHKEFKWALGEERIDFVSILTIITMILMMASVAFGVVPLRKV; this is encoded by the coding sequence ATGGCATCAACAACATATGGTGACGAATTCGAGGTCGTTATCTTGAAGTCTTCCAATGGGGACGAATTCAAGCTCAAAAAATCCATTGCCGTGAAGTACTCCGTAACAATAAGACACATGGTGGCACTTGATGTTACTACTAGCATCATCCCAATTCCCCATGTTGACACACAGAATCTATTCAAGATCGTTGAATACCTCGAGATGCATGGAACAAcagaggtctcaggttcaaacgATGATGAAGAAATCAAGAGCTACGACGAGAAGTTGGCGACCGCCGCCAGCTTCAAATCCCTGTTGGACTTTGTATGGGCTGCAAAGTACCTTGGGATTAAAGGTTTGAAGGAGCTTTGTACAGAAGAATTTAATCAGAGGAGAAAGGGCAAATCACGTACGGAGATACGCAACACATACCATGATATAACGCGCGATTTCACTAAGGAGAAAGAGCAAGTATTTCACAAAGAATTTAAATGGGCCTTGGGAGAAGAACGTATAGATTTTGTCTCAATTCTTACTATTATtacaatgattctgatgatggCTTCTGTTGCTTTTGGTGTTGTTCCATTACGTAAGGTTTAG